From Cannabis sativa cultivar Pink pepper isolate KNU-18-1 chromosome 8, ASM2916894v1, whole genome shotgun sequence, a single genomic window includes:
- the LOC133030350 gene encoding ABC transporter B family member 15-like gives MEEKNKRDVKMRKKGGSIRSIFIHADGFDYCLMILGFLGSVGDGFTTPLVLLITSKLMNNIGGVGSTSISSTDLFLNNINKNAVALLYLACLSFVTCFFEGYCWTRTGERQAARMRARYLKAVLRQDVGYFDLHVTSTSEVITSVSNDSLVIQDVLSEKLPNFLMNFSMFAGSYIAAFIMLWKLAIVGFPFVILLVIPGLMYGRTLMGLAKKIREEYNRAGTIAEQALSSIRTVYSFVGESKTITEFSAALQGSVKLGLKQGLAKGLAIGSNGIVFAIWSFMSYYGSRMVMYHGAQGGTVFAVGAAIAVGGLSLGAGLSNLKYFSEACSAGERIMEVIKRVPKIDSESMEGEVLENVSGEVEFKHVEFAYPSRPESIIFKDFCLKIPSGKTVALVGGSGSGKSTVISLLQRFYDPLGGHICLDGVPIDNLQLKWLRSQMGLVSQEPALFATSIRENILFGKEDADLDQVVQAAKASNAHNFISKLPHAYETQVGERGVQMSGGQKQRIAIARAIIKKPRILLLDEATSALDSESERVVQEALDKAAVGRTTIVIAHRLSTVRNADIIAVVQNGHVMETGSHNNLIDREDGLYASLIRLQQMEKHKTLEEPSSSTTTTRHIGSSSISSMELNNTSSRRLSLVSRSSSANNSARFSLTGNDNVLETESSGSGRSLSVPSFRRLLGMNVPEWKQASLGCLSAVLFGAVQPVYAFAMGSMISVFFLPNHDEIKEKTRIYALCFLGLAIFSLVINICQHYSFAYMGEYLTKRVRERMLSKVLTFEVGWFDQDENSTGAVCARLAKDANVVRSLVGDRMALLVQTCSAVIVACTMGMVIAWRLALVMIAVQPLIIVCFYTRRVLLKSMSNQAIKAQGESSKLAAEAVSNLRIITAFSSQDRILMMLQKAQEGPSRESMRQSWYAGIGLACSQSLTTCTWAFDFWYGGKLIANHYISSKALFETFMILVSTGRVIADAGSMTTDLAKGSDAVGSVFAILDRYTRIEPEDPEGHQPEKIMGHVELRDVHFAYPARPDVMIFQGFSIKIEAGKSTALVGQSGSGKSTIIGLIERFYDPLKGVVKINGRDIKSYHLRSLRKHVALVSQEPTLFAGTIKENIKYGASDKISEAEIIEAAKAANAHDFISALKDGFETWCGDRGVQLSGGQKQRIAIARAILKNPAILLLDEATSALDSQSEKVVQDALERVMIGRTSVVVAHRLSTIQKCDTIAVLDKGKVIEKGTHSSLLDKGPQGAYYSLVSLQQTPASTTHALN, from the exons ATGGAAGAGAAAAATAAGAGAGATGTAAAGATGAGAAAGAAAGGTGGGTCTATACGATCCATTTTCATACATGCAGATGGTTTTGATTATTGCTTGATGATCCTTGGCTTTCTGGGTTCTGTTGGTGATGGTTTCACTACTCCTTTGGTGTTGTTAATCACTAGCAAATTAATGAACAATATTGGTGGAGTTGGATCAACCTCAATCTCTTCAACTGATCTTTTTCTTAACAATATCAATaag AATGCAGTGGCGTTATTGTACTTGGCTTGTTTGTCATTTGTGACTTGTTTTTTTG agGGATATTGTTGGACAAGAACAGGGGAAAGACAAGCAGCAAGAATGAGAGCAAGATATTTAAAAGCAGTGTTACGACAAGATGTTGGGTACTTCGATTTACATGTAACAAGTACTTCTGAGGTTATCACAAGTGTCTCCAACGACAGCCTTGTAATTCAAGATGTTCTTAGTGAAAag TTACCCAATTTTTTGATGAATTTTTCAATGTTTGCCGGGAGCTATATAGCGGCTTTCATAATGTTGTGGAAATTGGCAATAGTGGGTTTTCCATTTGTGATTCTTTTGGTAATTCCTGGGTTAATGTACGGAAGAACTTTGATGGGATTAGCTAAAAAGATTCGAGAAGAGTATAACAGGGCTGGGACTATAGCAGAGCAAGCCTTATCATCGATACGCACCGTTTATTCATTTGTAGGAGAAAGTAAAACCATAACAGAGTTCTCTGCAGCTTTACAAGGATCGGTGAAATTGGGGTTAAAACAAGGGTTGGCTAAAGGTTTGGCGATTGGAAGTAATGGCATTGTGTTTGCTATTTGGTCTTTTATGTCATATTATGGAAGTAGAATGGTTATGTATCATGGGGCTCAAGGTGGAACTGTTTTTGCTGTTGGTGCAGCCATAGCCGTTGGTGGATT ATCATTAGGAGCTGGTTTATCAAACTTAAAGTACTTCTCAGAAGCTTGTTCAGCAGGAGAGAGAATAATGGAGGTAATTAAAAGAGTTCCTAAGATTGATTCAGAGAGCATGGAAGGTGAAGTATTGGAGAATGTTTCAGGGGAAGTTGAATTCAAACACGTTGAGTTTGCTTACCCTTCTAGACCCGAAAGCATAATTTTCAAGGATTTTTGCTTAAAGATTCCATCGGGAAAGACAGTGGCTTTGGTGGGGGGAAGTGGTTCGGGAAAGTCAACAGTAATATCACTGTTGCAAAGATTTTATGACCCACTTGGTGGTCACATATGCCTTGATGGTGTACCCATTGATAACTTACAGCTCAAGTGGCTAAGATCACAAATGGGTTTGGTTAGTCAAGAACCAGCTCTTTTTGCAACATCTATTAGGGAAAATATATTGTTTGGAAAAGAAGATGCTGATTTAGATCAGGTTGTTCAGGCTGCTAAAGCTTCTAATGCTCATAATTTCATCTCTAAATTGCCTCACGCCTATGAAACtcag GTTGGTGAAAGAGGTGTTCAAATGTCAGGAGGACAAAAACAGAGAATAGCCATTGCCAgagcaataataaaaaaaccaaGGATCCTTCTTCTAGACGAAGCAACAAGCGCCTTAGACTCAGAATCAGAGAGAGTGGTTCAAGAGGCACTAGATAAGGCCGCGGTGGGCCGAACAACAATCGTCATTGCCCACCGCCTCTCCACAGTTCGCAATGCGGACATCATAGCCGTCGTCCAAAACGGCCATGTTATGGAGACAGGCTCACACAACAACCTTATAGACCGCGAAGACGGTCTATACGCTTCTCTCATTCGCTTACAGCAAATGGAGAAGCACAAAACACTAGAAGAACcatcatcatcaacaacaacaacgaGACACATTGGTTCTTCTTCTATCTCGAGCATGGAGTTGAACAACACAAGCAGCCGCCGTCTCTCGTTGGTGAGCCGCTCCAGCTCGGCTAATAACTCGGCTCGGTTTTCGCTAACTGGAAACGACAACGTTTTGGAAACCGAAAGTAGTGGTAGTGGTAGATCGCTCTCGGTACCTTCTTTTAGGAGGCTTTTGGGTATGAATGTTCCTGAGTGGAAACAGGCCAGCCTCGGGTGCTTAAGCGCGGTACTTTTCGGTGCTGTTCAACCGGTCTATGCTTTCGCTATGGGTTCGATGATATCAGTTTTTTTCTTGCCTAATCATGATGAGATTAAGGAGAAGACTCGGATTTACGCGCTGTGTTTTTTGGGGTTGGCTATATTTTCGTTGGTTATTAATATTTGTCAGCATTACAGTTTTGCTTATATGGGAGAGTACTTGACTAAAAGAGTCAGAGAGAGAATGCTTTCTAAGGTACTTACCTTTGAAGTTGGGTGGTTCGATCAGGATGAGAATTCTACTGGTGCTGTTTGTGCTAGACTTGCTAAAGATGCCAACGTG GTGAGATCATTAGTAGGTGATAGAATGGCTCTTCTTGTACAAACCTGCTCAGCTGTAATAGTAGCATGCACAATGGGCATGGTAATTGCATGGAGACTAGCCCTTGTTATGATAGCCGTACAACCCCTCATCATCGTTTGCTTCTACACACGTCGAGTCCTACTAAAAAGCATGTCCAATCaagccattaaagcccaaggcGAGAGCAGCAAACTGGCTGCCGAAGCTGTTTCCAATCTTCGAATCATCACAGCTTTCTCTTCCCAAGACAGAATTCTCATGATGCTTCAAAAAGCCCAAGAAGGCCCAAGTCGAGAGAGCATGCGTCAATCTTGGTATGCAGGAATTGGGCTTGCTTGCTCTCAAAGCCTCACTACTTGTACTTGGGCTTTTGACTTTTGGTACGGTGGAAAACTCATTGCTAACCACTACATCTCATCCAAAGCCTTATTTGAAACCTTCATGATTTTGGTAAGTACTGGCCGTGTCATAGCTGATGCTGGTAGCATGACCACGGACTTAGCTAAGGGCTCGGACGCTGTTGGGTCAGTCTTTGCAATATTGGACCGTTACACACGTATTGAGCCCGAAGACCCGGAGGGCCATCAGCCCGAAAAGATAATGGGCCACGTTGAGCTTCGTGATGTTCACTTTGCGTACCCAGCTAGGCCCGATGTGATGATATTTCAAGGCTTCTCGATTAAAATCGAAGCAGGGAAATCAACTGCTTTAGTGGGCCAAAGTGGTTCAGGCAAATCAACCATTATTGGATTAATCGAAAGATTCTACGACCCACTTAAAGGAGTAGTTAAAATCAACGGTCGAGATATAAAATCGTACCATCTAAGATCGTTGCGAAAACACGTGGCACTAGTTAGCCAAGAGCCAACTCTATTCGCTGGAACTATTAAAGAGAACATTAAATATGGAGCGTCCGATAAGATTAGCGAGGCGGAGATCATAGAAGCGGCTAAAGCAGCGAACGCTCACGATTTCATCTCGGCATTAAAGGACGGATTCGAAACATGGTGCGGGGACAGAGGAGTACAGCTCTCTGGGGGTCAAAAGCAAAGAATTGCAATAGCAAGGGCCATACTGAAAAATCCAGCTATTCTTCTATTGGACGAGGCCACTAGTGCCCTTGATAGTCAATCGGAGAAAGTAGTACAAGACGCGTTAGAGCGCGTGATGATTGGTAGGACGAGCGTGGTGGTTGCTCATAGGTTGAGTACAATTCAGAAGTGTGATACCATTGCTGTTTTGGACAAAGGGAAAGTGATTGAGAAAGGTACTCATTCTTCTCTGTTAGATAAAGGTCCTCAAGGAGcttattattctcttgttagcCTTCAACAAACGCCAGCTTCCACCACTCACGCGCTCAACTAA